The following coding sequences lie in one Drosophila bipectinata strain 14024-0381.07 chromosome XR, DbipHiC1v2, whole genome shotgun sequence genomic window:
- the LOC138925667 gene encoding uncharacterized protein isoform X2 codes for MGGLWEAGVKSAKHLLLRAVGNARLTAEELQTVLVGVEAVLNSRPLGALSQDPSDGEALTPGHLLTGGPLIAPPAPRNPDQQGLTCLRRWRLVSSIKQMFWQRWSREYVLGLQARSKWQHQEDDIRTGELVLIAEDHQPPQQWLTGRVGATTAGADGRVRVAVVRTSSGAEYRRAVHKLARLPVS; via the coding sequence atgggcggactatgggaggcaggtgtgaagtctgcaaaacacctactcctacgagcggtagggaacgccagactgaccgcggaggagctgcagaccgtcctcgttggagtcgaggccgtcctgaactcacgacccctgggggctctgagtcaggacccaagcgacggcgaggcgcttactcccgggcacctgttgacaggcgggccgctcatcgccccaccagcaccgcggaACCCGGACCAGCAAggtctaacgtgcttgcggcgatggcggcttgtctcgtcaatcaagcaaatgttttggcagcgatggtcccgggagtacgtcttgggcctacaggcgcggtcgaagtggcagcaccaggaggacgacatccggacgggcgagctggtcctgatcgcagaggatcaccagccgccacaacagtggctcacGGGACGAGTTGGAGCAACAACcgccggcgcggacggaagggtcagggtcgccgtcgtccgaactagctctggagcggaatataggagagcggtccacaagctggcgcggctgccagttagttga